Genomic segment of Salminus brasiliensis chromosome 16, fSalBra1.hap2, whole genome shotgun sequence:
AGAATACGAAATATGAGCATTTTCACCGATATCAGAGTCGTGTGCTGTCAAGGACGCCAGCAGCCCTCCAGCTGGACTGTTTTCTTTAACGTTGATGTTTATAATTGGTGCTGGAAAAACAGGGGGGTTGTCATTCACGTCAGAAACATGAACGGCTATAACTCCAGTGctggaaagagaaggagtacCTTCATCACTGGCGATTACTGTGATATTATAGAGGGAAATCTGCTCTCTATCCAGTGGTTCATTTACCACAAGGGAATAAGAGTTTTTATAGGATGACTGTAGTTTGAATGGACTCGCTCCTACTATCTTACAGTCTACTTTTCCATTTTTACCATCGTCtttatctgaaactgtaatCAAAGCCACATCAGCTCCAGGTTTGATGTTCTCGTTGACCGAGCTCATTAGCAGAGTAACTGAAATCTCAGGAGCATTATCATTTACATCTTCAATTTCAATTAATACTTTACATTTAGTGTGTCTTGGTGAGCCACTTTTGTCCTGAGCTTGTATTCTAAGTTCAATAGCTGGATGTTCTTCATAATCAATATCTCCTTTAACGGTGATATCTCCATTTACGTcatttatagaaaataaacGAGAGGCTGAGTTTCCCTCTTGCTCTACAAGTGAGTAAATAATTTCTGCATTCGTACCTTCATCGGAATCTGTGGCTGCGACAGTTAAGATTTTTGTCCCAAAAGAAACATTCTCCTTGATCTTCACTTTATATAGAGGTTTGCTAAACACTGGATTATTATCGTTTATATCCAACACATTAACTATTATATCCATTGTCCCAGATCTGGCAGGTTTCCCCCCATCAACAGCCGTCAGTGTGAGTTTAATTACCGACTGTTTCTCTCGATCTAGAGGCTTTTGAAGAACTAACTCTGCTGAAACACTCTGCTCTCCGTAGCTTTGAACATCCAGAGAGAAATGCTCGTTAGGACTGAGCGTGTAGCTTTTCACAGAGTTCATACCGACATCCAAGTCACGTGCAGCCGGCAGAGAAAAACGATCTCCAGGTACAACGTATTCGGTAATGTTCTTTATTATCTTCTGAAGTGGAAAAACCGGAGAGTTATCGTTAATGTCTGCTACATTCACCTCAACGCGATAGAGCTTGATGGGATTCTGTGCCATTACCTCGATGTTGAGAGAGCATTTCTGCTTACTCTCGCAAAGCTCCTCCCTGTCGAGCCTGTCGTTCACAAACAGCGCTCCCGTTTTCAGATTCACGTCGAAATAGCGCTTATTAGATCCAGACACGACCTGAAACAAACGCAACTGCAGCTCCTGAACGTCGACGTTGAGATCCTTCGCTACATTCCCAACGATAGTGCCCTTCTTCACCTCCTCTGAGATGGAGTAGGAAATCTGAGCGCGAGACAAATCCCAACAACACAAAAGCAGCAGCGCATTGGACCAGAAACGTCCTCCACTGACTGCAAAACCCATCGTTTCTCGGAGTTTCTTCATATCACagattaaatatgtatttaggATGCCCTTGTCACATTCGAGGCCTCCTCTGTAGACTACAGCGCTCTATGGTGTGTTCTAGGTTTTGCTCTACGCACCACCCCTGTCTGATTATGCAGTAGAGAAGGTGGAGATTTCGGATAATGAGAGGCAGACCTTCAAAACCACGGTCAACACTGACGCCGTGTGGCTGAACACGAGACATAAATCATCTTTAATATAAAAGATTCGTCATTCTTATCAACAAATACGGAAAACAGTCCAAATCAGAGGACAAAATCAGCGACGGCGTTGCAACCAATGTTTGGCATTTTTCACCGGACTGCCGAACATTACTTATGAGTGTTTGTTGCTTTCCACATTTAATACTTCTTCACACATACATctttttttacaaacatggttctttatgaaaccaaatttGCTTATTTTATGGCATGGCTTAAATAGGTATTTGTACaaccattttatttttaagggtaCGATTTTGAAAAACTATCTGCAAAGTTTTGAAGATAAGCAGTTCTCTCTGCTCTTTTTAAGTGAGCGATTTAGAAATTCACAAAGTGATCGGTGTTCTGGAATTATAAAAACTGGTTATTTTTTAATCTACTTTTTCTCAAAGACATGATTAGTGCTAATTTTGCATTAATGTATTTTTCCTCTACAATATACTGTTAAGCATGCCCTCGTCtgataaatttttttttttttttttgcaaagcaATAATTTTTCGGAAGTTCTAAAAAGAGTTCTAAAAAACAGCTTAAAGCTTCTCACACACTTATGAAAGTCTTGCCCCTGTCTTTGGTCCTGATATTAGACCATTAAATCAGAGCCACTATCCTAACAACAaggagagataaagaaagagagacatgtTTGACTACACTATGTACAGACGATCGTGTCAATTGTacatgtcatttatttattaaaactgcATTTGCTAttaagtaatgtttttttttttttttttggctgttaCTCTGATTATAGCACGAATAACCGTGTCTGCCatccacaaacaaacacacgtCGTCTGAGAACGATAAAGCGAATAAAACTTGATTTGACAAATCAAcataattgcaaaaaaaaaaaaaaaaaaaaaaaaaagaaagcttgGCTACCTAACAATTCCGAGGttattaaaagattttttttattttcattttttaaaataagctTTGTTTTTGCTTACCTGCATTtctaaatacatacatatatatatatatatacatatatatatatatatatatatcccaaaTCCAGACGCATCGATTTACTACTAATACAAGTTTTCAGATCCATAAAAAAGCACGAGGTAATATATAAGTAAAACTAAAGTGCAAATACGATCAACCAACCCAGGACTTTTAGGCATGTACTACCTTACCTTCTCAGTGCTGGGGAGAGTTTGTGTCCGTGTGAAAGTGTCTCCACCATTAATGCTGATGAGATCTGCGTCCGTCGGCGGAAACGGCGACGGGAAAACAACTACGTCACTCTTCAATGTGTCTGAGCTAAAACACACGTCGTACTGCTGAGTGGACTTAGAGTAAGACCAGCTCCCATCAGGGTGTGTAGTGATCTCGGGAGCGCTGCAACTGCTGAAGGCTCCATCTGACCCGTAGCATTTAGCTGCTATTAAAGCGATGAGGCTCAGCAGAAAGATCACTGACACTGAGACAATAGCAATGAGCAGATACATATTCAGATCAGAGAAACCCTCCTCCTTCATCGGCACTTGTCTTAGAGAAGGCTGCATGCTGTCCAAACTTTCAACCACCACAACATCCACACTCACTGTTGCTGAGAGGGAAGGTTCTCCATGGTCACACACTGTTAGAACAAGGGGGTGAGTTTTTAAGTCATTGTCACTCATTCGTCTTTTAGTCCTGATTTCTCCAGAGCTGCTTCCGATGCGGAACAGATTAGTCCCCTTAGGTTCAGTGATGTGATAAGACAGCAGTGCATTATAACCAGAATCAGCATCTACAGCtctgattttagccacaaagTAGCCCGCTTCAGCAGAGTAGGGGATGTTCTCAGTGTTTACTGATCCAGCTTCAGAGTaaggaggcaaaataacaggactGTTGTCATTTTCATCCAGAATAAAGACATTCACGGTCACATTGCTGTTGAGTGGAGGGGTGCCAGAGTCTGTAGCCTGAACTTTAAACTGAAGCTGTTTAGTTTCCTCGTAATTGAAAGACTGCAAGCTGTACAGGTCACCTGTCAGGGAGTTTATGTTCATTAAAGTGGACACTGGGGGTCTACTGCTGTCTCCATCAATTAAAGAATAATGAACATGAGCGTTTTCACCAATATCTGAGTCGTGTGCTGTCAAGGACGCCAGCAGCCCTCCAGCTGGACTGTTTTCTTTAACGTTGATGTTTATAACTGGTGCTGGAAAAACAGGGGGGTTGTCATTCACGTCAGAAACATGAACGGCTATAATTCCAGTGctggaaagagaaggagaaccTTCATCACTGGCGATTACTGTGATATTATAGAGGGAAATCTCTTCTCTATTCAGTGGTTCATTTACCACAAGGGAATACGAGTTTTTATAGGATGACTGTAGTTTGAATGGACTCGCTCCTACTATCTTACAGTCTACTTTTCCATTTTTACCATCATCtttatctgaaactgtaatCAAAGCCACATCAGCTCCTGGTTTGATGCTCTCACTGACCGAACTCATTAGCAGAGTAACTGCAATCTCAGGAGCATTGTCATTTACATCCTCGACCTCGATTAACACTTTACAGTTAGTATGTCTTGGAGATATGCTTCTGTCCTGAGCTTGTATTCTAAGCTCAATAGCTGGATTTTCTTCATAATCAATACTGCCTTTAACGGTGATATCTCCATTTACGTcatttatagaaaataaacGAGAGGCTGAGTTTCCCTCTTGATCTACAAGTGAATAAACTATTTCTCCATTTACACCCTCATCTGAATCGGTGGCAGTCACAGTTAAGATTTTCGTCCCAAAAGAAACATTCTCCTTGATCTTCACTTTATATAGAGGTTTGCTAAACACTGGATTATTATCGTTTATATCCAAAACATTAACTATTATATTCATTGTCCCAGATCTGGCAGGTTTCCCCCCATCAACAGCCGTGAGTGTGAGTTTAATTACCGACTGTTTCTCTCGATCTAGAGGCTTTTGCAGAACTAACTCTGCAGAAACACTCTGCTCTCCGTAGCTTTGAACATCCAGAGAGAAATGCTCGTTAGGACTGAGCGTGTAGCTTTTCACAGAGTTCATACCGACGTCCAAGTCACGTGCAGCCGGCAGAGAAAAACGATCTCCAGGTACAACGTATTCGGTAATGTTCTTTATTATCTTCTGAAGTGGAAAAACCGGAGAGTTATCGTTAATGTCTGCTACATTCACCTCAACGCGAAAGAGCTTGATGGGATTCTGTACCATTACCTCGATGTTGAGAGAGCATTTCTGCTTACTCTCGCACAGCTCCTCCCTGTCGAGCCTGTCGTTCACAAACAGCGCTCCCGTTTTCAGATTCACGTCGAAATAGCGCTTATTAGATCCAGACACGACCTGAAACAAACGCGACTGCAGCTCCTGAACGTCGACGTTGAGATCCTTCGCTACATTCCCAACGATAGTGCCCTTCTTCACCTCCTCTGAGATGGAGTAGGAAATCTGAGCGCGAGACAAATCCCAACAACACAAAAGCAGCAGCACATTGGACCAGAAACGTCCTCCACTGACTGGGAAACCCATCGCTtctctgagtctcttaattTCAGAGATTAAATGTCTATTTATGATTCCTTTGCCACATTCGAGGCCTCCTCTGTAGACTACAGCGCTCTATGGTGTGTTCTGAGTTTTGCTTTACGCACCACCCCTGTCTGATTATGCAGTAGAGAAGGTGGGGAGTTCGGATAATGAGAGGCAGACCTTCAAAATCACGGTCAACACTGACGCCGTGTGGCTGAACACGAGAAATCAAATCAACTTCAATATAAATAATTCGTTTTTTTGATCAACAAATCCGGAAAACAGTCCAAATTAGAAGACAAAAGCAGCGACGGCGTCGCAAGCAGTGTTTGGCATTTTTCACCGGACTGTCAAACATTACTTATGAGTGCTTGATGCTTTCCACATTTAATACTTCTTCACACATACATCTTTTTTAAAAGCATCGTTCTTCATGAAACCAAATTTGCTTCTTTTGTGGCATGGCTTAAAAAATTTATTTGTACAACCATTTTAGTTTTAAGGAAACGATTTTGGAAAACTATCTGCCAAGTTTTGAAGATAAGCAGATCTGTCTGCTCTTTTTAAGTGAGCGAATTAGAAATTCACAAAGTGTTTCTTATTCTGAAATTATAAAAACTAGTAAATGTTTTATCTACTTTTTCTCAAAGAGATGATTAGTGCTAATTTTGCAGTAATGTATTTTCCTGTACTATATATTGTAAAGCATGCCCTCGTctgataaatacattttttgcaaagcaatcatttaaaaaaaagttctacAAAGAGTTCTAAAAAAATAGCTTAAAGCTTCTCACGCACTAATGACAGTCTTGTCCCTATCCTTGGTCCTGATATTAGTCCAATAAATTAGAGCACCTATTCTAACAACAatgagagacaaagaaagagagacatttttGACTACACTATGTATAGACGATCTTGTCCATTGTACCTATAATTTATCTATTAAAACTGCATTTGCTGTTCAATAAGGTTTTTTGTCTGACTGCTTCTCTGATTACAGCACGAATAACCGTGTCTGCCATCCACAGAAAAGAACACACGTCTGAGAACGATGAAGCGAATAAAACTTGTTCTGACAAATCAacataattgaaaaaaaaacttaaaaagctTAGTTACCTAAACATTCTGAGGTTATTACAAGACGAGtttctttattttcattatttaaaataagCTTTTTTTTGCTTACCTGcatttataaatacatatatatctatCCCAAATCCAAACACATCGATTTACTACTAATTATTTTAAGTCTAAGTTTAAATCTAAGTTTTCAGATCCATGAAAAGGCACGAGGTAATATATAAGTAAAACCAAATATATAAAAACGGCATTACGTCTGTGCAGTCAAACTTGTCTAAATACGTACGTTTAAAATTTGTCGTTGAGAAACAAAAGTGCAAATAAGATCAAGCAACCCAGAACTTTTAGGCATGTACTACCTTACCTTCTCAGTGCTGGGGAGAGTTTGTGTCCGTGTGAAAGTGTCTCCACCATTAATGCTGATGAGCTCTGCGTCTGCAGGCGGAAACGACGATGGGAAAACCACTACGTCACTCTTCAGCGTGTCTGAGCTAAAACACACGTCGTACTGCTGAGTGGATTTAGAGTAAGACCAGCTCCCATCAGGGTGTGTAGTGACCACTGGAGCACTGCAACTGCTGAAGGCTCCATCTGAGCTGTAGCATTTAGCTGCTATTAAAGCGATGAGGCTCACCAGAAAGATCACTGACACTGAGACAATAGCGATGAGCAGATACAGATTCAGATCAGAGAAACCCTCCTCCTTCATCGGTACTTGTCTTAGAGAAGGCTGCATGCTGTCCAAACTTTCAACCACCACAACATCCACACTCACTGTTGCTGAGAGGGAAGGTTCTCCATGGTCACACACTGTTAGAACAAGGGGGTGAGTTTTTAAGTCATTGTCACTCATTCGTCTTTTAGTCCTGATTTCTCCAGAGCTGCTTCCGATGCGGAACAGATTAGTCCCCTTAGGTTCAGTGATGTGATAAGACAGCAGTGCATTATAACCAGAATCAGCATCCACAGCtctgattttagccacaaagTAGCCCGCTTCAGCAGAGTAGGGGATGTTCTCAGTGTTTACTGATCCAGCTTCAGAGTaaggaggtaaaataacaggacTGTTGTCATTCTCATCCAGGATAAAGACATTCACGGTCACGTTGCTGCTGAGTGGAGGGATGCCAGAGTCTGTAGCCTGAACTTTAAACTGAAGCTGTTTAGTTTCCTCGTAATTGAAAGACTGCAAGCTGTACAGGTCACCTGTCAGGGAGTTTATGTTCATTAAAGTGGACACTGGGGATCTACTGCTGTCTCCATCAATTAAAGAATAATGAACATGAGCGTTTTCACCGATATCAGAGTCGTGTGCTGTCAAGGACGCCAGCATCCCTCCAGCTGGACTGTTTTCTTTAACGTTGATGTTTATAACTGGTGCTGGAAAAATAGGGGGGTTGTCATTCACGTCAGAAACATGAACGGCTATAACTTCAGTGctggaaagagaaggagtacCTTCATCACTGGCGATTACTGTAATATTATAGAGGGAAATCTGCTCTCTATCCAGTGGTTCATTTACCACAAGGGAATAAGAGTTTTTATAGGATGACTGTAGTTTGAATGGACTCGCTCCTATTATCTTACAGTCTACTTTTCCATTTTTACCATCGTCtttatctgaaactgtaatCAAAGCCACATCAGCTCCAGGTTTGATGTTCTCGTTGACCGAGCTCATTAGCAGAGTAACTGAAATCTCTGGAGCATTATCATTTACATCAATTACCTCAATCAAAACTTTACATCTCGACCTTCTTGGAGGTGCTCCTTTATCCTGAGCTTGTATTCTAAGCTCAATCGCAGAGCTTTCTTCATAATCAATATTACCTGTGACTGTAATGTCTCCAGAATTGTGGTTTATGGAGAACAAGCCTAAACCAGAATTCTCCTCATCGCTTATAATAGAGTAAAACACCTCACTGTTCACACCTTCGTCTGAATCTGCTGCAGAGACAGTGAGTATTTTACTGCCTATCGCTGCATTCTCGTGAACTTTAGCTTTGTACAGAGATTGGGTAAACACTGGGTTATTGTCGTTTACATCCAACACGTTTACAACAATCTGCAATGTCCCGGATCTAGGAGGGCTCCCACCATCCACAGCAGTCAGCTCGAGCTTAATTACCGACTCTCGCTCTCGATCGAGAGATTTCTGAAGCACGAGCTCAGGTGTTACACTTTGCTGCCCTGCGTTCTGCACATCCAGTGTAAAATACTCGTTCGTGCTAATTCTGTAGCTTTTCACAGCATTGCTACCGACGTCCATGTCACGTGCAGTGGTCACTGAAAATCGATCTCCCACCAGAACATTTTCAAAAATATCCAAAACCATTGACTGACGTGGAAACACAGGAGAGTTGTCATTTATATCCAGCACGTTAATCTCAAAGCGGTACAGTTTGTGAGGATTGTGGACCATCGCTTCAACGTTTATCACGCATTTCTGCTTGCTTTCGCACAGCTCCTCTCTGTCTATCCTACCATTAACCAGCAGCATCCCAGTCTTCGTGTTTACCTCGAAATACTTGGAATTAGATCCAGATACGAACTGAAACTTGCGAGACTCCAGCTCCTGCACGTTCAGATTGAGATCCTTCGCTATGTTCCCCACGACGGTGCCCTTTTTCGCCTCCTCTGAAACAGAATACGGGATCTGACCGCGAGACGAAGCCATTAAACAAAGCAGCAGCAACGCCTTTAACCAGGCTGAAGCACCAACGTTCTGCAGCGTCATCCCTCCTGTTCGTGTATAACATTTACAGCGCATCTGAAGAACAACAGGCCTAATCTGATACCGTTGGTCCACATACAGAGCGGAAGAGATACAAGGCAGAGCGGTTTGAGGAGTGTCCGGAGCACTAGTCTAGCTTGTTATGCACAGGGCGGAGAATTAATAATGCGAAAAGGTCTTAAAAGCAACGGTCAACAGCGACATCTTGTGTTCAAACAACggaattatattgtatatataattgtacagatgaaaaaaaatactcaatataatacaaataaaagtaTTAAAGTACAATCTTGACAAGTCAAGCACAGATAAATATAGAACTGTTTCTCACTTCCTTTCACTTTTTCTCCTTTCCTTCTttatttctgtctttccttcattcaacattttttgttctttctttgtttcatcCATTATTCCTTTCCTTTTAACTCTTTCTACACTTTTCTTAATATTAACTAAAATTAAACATTGGTTCCTATTGTAAACACCACACTGTCAGAAAAAGAGATGCTGTACAGAAAAAGAGATACATTTACCTGTttaaatgtatcttcaaatgtGCAAAATGGCTCTGAAGGTCCGATTTTGTACCATGCTCACTACATTCACCATCAtgggaatataaaaaaaagtcactacTCAAACCGAATATACGAAGTCACTGGATctgcatttgtaatgtaatatagtaTATTTATGTTCCCTAATGATAGGTAGTGAAGATATCGACCTGCTGATGATGCATTATTGGTattatccaaaaaaaaaaactatttcagTGCACAGTAGAAATGTAGTTATTGACCAGGACAAATAATTGTGACAGTGACACGAAGAAAAGGTAACATTTACATCAATGTAAGTAATCCCACATGGTCCCCAGATAAAACCAGAGTATGCTTAAAGGTGAAGTTTTAGGACATTAGTGTTCACTCAGTAAAAGTGTTaagctgtaaataaaaatattccaTGGAACATTGATTCGACGTCCGAGTGCAGGACAAGATGTTTGATTAATTTATTCCCTTACCTTCTCAGAGCTGGGAAGAGTTTGTGTCCGTGTGAAAGTGTCTCCACCATTAATGCTGATTAGCTCTGCATCTACAGGTGGAAACGGCGACGGAAAAACAACCACGTCACTTTTCAGCGTGTCTGAGCTAAAACACACGTCGTACTGCTGAGTGGACTTAGAGTAAGACCAGCTCCCATCAGGGTGTGTAGTGACCACTGGAGCGCTACACCTGCTGAAGGCTCCATCTGAGCTGTAGCATTTAGCCGCTATTAAAGCGATGAGGCTCAGCAGAAAGATCACTGACACTGAGACAATAGCGATGAGCAGATACAGATTCAGATCAGAGAAACCCTCCTCCTTCATCGGTACTTGTCTTAGAGAAGGCTGCATGCTGTCCAAACTTTCAACCACCACAACATCCACACTCACTGTTGCTGAGAGGGAAGGTTCTCCATGGTCACACACTGTTAGAACAAGGGGGTGAGTTTTTAAGTCATTGTCACTCATTCGTCGTTTAGTCCTGATTTCTCCAGAGCTACTTCCGATGCGGAACAGATTAGTCCCCTTAGGTTCAGTGATGTGATAAGACAGCAGTGCATTATAACCAGAATCAGCATCCACAGCTCTGATTTTAGCCACGAAGTATCCCGCTTCAGCAGAGTAGGGGACGTTCTCAGTGTTTACTGATCCAGCTTCAGAGTaaggaggtaaaataacaggacTGTTGTCATTCTCATCCAGGATAAAGACATTCACAGTCACGTTGCTGCTCAGAGGTGGAGCTCCAGAATCTGTGGCCTGAACTTGGAACTGaagtctttttgttgtctcatAGTTAAACGATTGCATACTATATAGTTCACCGCTCACAGAGTTTATGTTTATCATTGTTGATATGGGTATTCCATCATTGGAAGTGTCCAACACTGAGTATGAAATGTCTGCATTTTCACCAAGGTCTGGATCATCAGCTGACACTTTGATCAGCTGACCTCCAACTTCACCATTTTCCTTTAGATAGGCACTTATGACAGGAGCTGGGAAACGTGGTGCATTGTCATTAACATCAGATATGCGCAC
This window contains:
- the LOC140537196 gene encoding protocadherin alpha-2-like, coding for MKKLRETMGFAVSGGRFWSNALLLLCCWDLSRAQISYSISEEVKKGTIVGNVAKDLNVDVQELQLRLFQVVSGSNKRYFDVNLKTGALFVNDRLDREELCESKQKCSLNIEVMAQNPIKLYRVEVNVADINDNSPVFPLQKIIKNITEYVVPGDRFSLPAARDLDVGMNSVKSYTLSPNEHFSLDVQSYGEQSVSAELVLQKPLDREKQSVIKLTLTAVDGGKPARSGTMDIIVNVLDINDNNPVFSKPLYKVKIKENVSFGTKILTVAATDSDEGTNAEIIYSLVEQEGNSASRLFSINDVNGDITVKGDIDYEEHPAIELRIQAQDKSGSPRHTKCKVLIEIEDVNDNAPEISVTLLMSSVNENIKPGADVALITVSDKDDGKNGKVDCKIVGASPFKLQSSYKNSYSLVVNEPLDREQISLYNITVIASDEGTPSLSSTGVIAVHVSDVNDNPPVFPAPIININVKENSPAGGLLASLTAHDSDIGENAHISYSLIDGDISRSPVSTLMNINSLTGDLYSLQSFNYEETKQLQFKVQATDSGTPPLNSNVTVNVFILDENDNSPVILPPYSEAGSVNTENIPYSAEAGYFVAKIRAVDADSGYNALLSYHITEPKGTNLFRIGSSSGEIRTKRRMSDNDLKTHPLVLTVCDHGEPSLSATVSVDVVVVESLDSMQPSLRQVPMKEEGFSDLNLYLLIAIVSVSVIFLVSLIALIAAKCYSSDGAFSSCSAPVVTTHPDGSWSYSKSTQQYDVCFSSDTLKSDMVVFPSSFPPAEAELISINGGDTFTRTQTLPSTEKVR
- the LOC140537197 gene encoding protocadherin alpha-2-like, which translates into the protein MGFPVSGGRFWSNVLLLLCCWDLSRAQISYSISEEVKKGTIVGNVAKDLNVDVQELQSRLFQVVSGSNKRYFDVNLKTGALFVNDRLDREELCESKQKCSLNIEVMVQNPIKLFRVEVNVADINDNSPVFPLQKIIKNITEYVVPGDRFSLPAARDLDVGMNSVKSYTLSPNEHFSLDVQSYGEQSVSAELVLQKPLDREKQSVIKLTLTAVDGGKPARSGTMNIIVNVLDINDNNPVFSKPLYKVKIKENVSFGTKILTVTATDSDEGVNGEIVYSLVDQEGNSASRLFSINDVNGDITVKGSIDYEENPAIELRIQAQDRSISPRHTNCKVLIEVEDVNDNAPEIAVTLLMSSVSESIKPGADVALITVSDKDDGKNGKVDCKIVGASPFKLQSSYKNSYSLVVNEPLNREEISLYNITVIASDEGSPSLSSTGIIAVHVSDVNDNPPVFPAPVININVKENSPAGGLLASLTAHDSDIGENAHVHYSLIDGDSSRPPVSTLMNINSLTGDLYSLQSFNYEETKQLQFKVQATDSGTPPLNSNVTVNVFILDENDNSPVILPPYSEAGSVNTENIPYSAEAGYFVAKIRAVDADSGYNALLSYHITEPKGTNLFRIGSSSGEIRTKRRMSDNDLKTHPLVLTVCDHGEPSLSATVSVDVVVVESLDSMQPSLRQVPMKEEGFSDLNMYLLIAIVSVSVIFLLSLIALIAAKCYGSDGAFSSCSAPEITTHPDGSWSYSKSTQQYDVCFSSDTLKSDVVVFPSPFPPTDADLISINGGDTFTRTQTLPSTEKVR
- the LOC140537198 gene encoding protocadherin alpha-2-like; amino-acid sequence: MRCKCYTRTGGMTLQNVGASAWLKALLLLCLMASSRGQIPYSVSEEAKKGTVVGNIAKDLNLNVQELESRKFQFVSGSNSKYFEVNTKTGMLLVNGRIDREELCESKQKCVINVEAMVHNPHKLYRFEINVLDINDNSPVFPRQSMVLDIFENVLVGDRFSVTTARDMDVGSNAVKSYRISTNEYFTLDVQNAGQQSVTPELVLQKSLDRERESVIKLELTAVDGGSPPRSGTLQIVVNVLDVNDNNPVFTQSLYKAKVHENAAIGSKILTVSAADSDEGVNSEVFYSIISDEENSGLGLFSINHNSGDITVTGNIDYEESSAIELRIQAQDKGAPPRRSRCKVLIEVIDVNDNAPEISVTLLMSSVNENIKPGADVALITVSDKDDGKNGKVDCKIIGASPFKLQSSYKNSYSLVVNEPLDREQISLYNITVIASDEGTPSLSSTEVIAVHVSDVNDNPPIFPAPVININVKENSPAGGMLASLTAHDSDIGENAHVHYSLIDGDSSRSPVSTLMNINSLTGDLYSLQSFNYEETKQLQFKVQATDSGIPPLSSNVTVNVFILDENDNSPVILPPYSEAGSVNTENIPYSAEAGYFVAKIRAVDADSGYNALLSYHITEPKGTNLFRIGSSSGEIRTKRRMSDNDLKTHPLVLTVCDHGEPSLSATVSVDVVVVESLDSMQPSLRQVPMKEEGFSDLNLYLLIAIVSVSVIFLVSLIALIAAKCYSSDGAFSSCSAPVVTTHPDGSWSYSKSTQQYDVCFSSDTLKSDVVVFPSSFPPADAELISINGGDTFTRTQTLPSTEKVR